The genome window TCAGGCCATGGACAGGATCGAGAAAGGGCGCGACGCAGTCGACGCCGTCGTCAAGATGCTTCAGAGACTTGAGAAAATTTAAACAGCAATGCCATAGGGAACTTTCCCTGTGGCGGACGCTTATTTTTCACCGAAAAATTCGATGGACATATCTTAAAAACTTATGAAATGTGCACGTGGCACATTTCATAAATTAGATTGTAAATGAGTTTTGGGATCAGTACTGACCGTCGCCCTTTTTGGGTTTGTTTTCCTGATACTTGGGCTTCTGCTCGGCCGGTTCCATGAGGACGTCCTTCTTTTTGTGACGGTATTCGGACATGGTCTCCATGGTGCGGTCGCTTCTGTCCTCGCGTATCTCGATGAAAGATTTCGACCTTCCGAGCCCTACGTTTCCGATAAAGCTGTCGTCGAGCTTTCCCACGTGTTTGACGAGGTCCAATATCTGATTCTTGCTGAAACCGTCATCGCGGCCCAGGTTGATCTGCAGCACCACCATTTTCTTTCCGTCTTCGGTGGTTGCGATTACCGGCCTGATCGGTTTCTTCTTTTCAGGTACCGGGGCGGCGGCGAACTGCCTCTGTGCCTTGGCGGGAGCTTTTACGTAATCCTCGACGATCATTGTGCCTGCGGATGGCATCTCGTCCGCCCTGACCTTACGGATCCTCTTTCCAGTCTCTCTTTCGTATTGCCTTATGTGGTATTCTTCCTGTTTCGTTACGAAAGATACAGCTACTCCTTCTTTTCCCGCACGTCCTGTCCTTCCGATCCTGTGAAGGTAGTTCTCGGAGTCCATGGGGACGTCGAAGTTCACCACGAGGTCGATATTGTTGATGTCGAGGCCTCTTGCGGCGACGTCCGTCGCTATGAGGACCTGGAAGCGGTTGTTCCTGAAGCTGCGTATGGTCCTTTCCCTCTTGGCCTGGGGCATATCGCCGTGAAGGGTGCCGACCGTGATTTTATGAGACATATCGTCCGCGAGTGTATCGACCATCCTCTTGGTCTGACAGAAGACTACGGTTTTGGGGGACCCGTTCGTGACTATATGTTCGAGTACCTCTGCCTTGGCCCCTCTGGACATTGGGATCCAGTACTGAGTGACCAGGTCCGATACGGGCTCGTCCCTGGAGACGCTGATCTCCATCGGGTCCTGCATCCTGTTGAAAGCGATGCGCTTTATGCTTTCAGCCATAGTGGCCGAGAACAGCAGCGTGTGCTTTTCCTTTGGAACGGCGTCCATGATGAAGTTGAGCTCATCGGCGAATCCCATGTCTAGCATGCGGTCCGCCTCGTCGAGGACGACCTCGGTTATCTCGGAAAGGTCCAGAGCGCCGCGTGTGATCATGTCTTTGAGCCTTCCGGGGGTCCCTACAACTATGTCGGCCCCCCTCCTGAGCCCATATGTCTGATCGCTTATGCTTGCTCCCCCGTATATGGAGATGCTCCTGTGGCCTGTGTATTTTGACAGCTTATAGATTTCGTTCTCCACCTGAGTGGCGAGCTCTCTCGTCGGGGCCAGAACGAGCGATGTCGGCTTTTTGGACCCGGGTTCGGTGCGCGCCATGATTATGAGCGCGTAAGTTCCCGTTTTCCCCGTTCCGGTCTGCGCCTGGGCGAATATGTCGCGTCCGGCCAGTCCAGCGGGCACCGCCTCGATCTGTATCGGGGTGGGCAGAGTCCAGCCCATGTCCGAAATTGCATTCAAAAGTGTTACGTCCAAACCTAAATCTTCAAAACCTATCATGATCCTTTATCCCTAAATATTAAAAGCCCGCAAAACAAAGGACCCGTATATTTCAGCCGCTCTAGCATGGACTGTTATTTAAAACCTCCCAACTAACGGCGCTTATAAGTATGAAATGTTACCCGACATCCGCATTATCGTACCAATGTTGATGATTTAAGAGGTTTGAAAACCTATTATGTCCAAGTTTTGGGACCGTCGGTACGAGCCTCACATCTTCTTAACGATTTCGTCCAAAGACTTCCTCTTTTTGGGCCTCTGGGGATCTTCGGCCTTGCGGTACCCGAAAGCGACGACCAGCATTATCTTCTTCTTCGCCCCTATGATCTCCTGGACCTTCTTGTTGCTGAAATACCCCATTATGCATGTGTCCAGGCCCTGTTCTGTAGCTTCTGCGGTCAGATATGCGCAGGCTATCCCTACGTCTATCGACCTGTAATCCAGCCCCGTTATCATGGATCCGGCCTTCGCCGTAGCGTTGTAGCTGTCTTCGACAAAAATGACAAAGGCAGGACAATCTTCGACGAACTTGCCCATTCCCGAATTCTTGTGGTCCGAGAGCTCTTTCGATTTGTCACCCGTTACGGCATACATGGTGAATGGCTGTGCGTTGCATGCGGAAGGCGCGAGCCTCGCCGCTTCCAGACATGCATCCAGCTTCTCCTTCTCTACTGCCCTCGCCGGATCGTAAGAACGGCAACTTTGTCTTTTCTCGGTTATCTCGATGAAGTCCATGATCACAGTATGCTTCACGGATATTTTAACAAAGACCGTATGGATTTTGGTGCTTATTCACTATATAATAAGGAACAGCGACGGGATCGATCTCGACAATGACGATATCCGGACGCGTATCGATCGGCGCACGCATGAAGCGGGGTAAACCTGAAACACAGAAACGAATGAACATGATCGGAACGGCCGGTCATGAGACGAACATCGATGTAATCCCGAAACCTCGAAACACCGCTGATCATCGGTTCTGACGATCTCGAACATCTCCCGCGACATTGGTTTTTGTTCACTGATGCCTGTTGATGAACCTTTCCAGCTTGTCATAGGCTTCCTCGAGCGTCTCGAGGGGCGGCAGCAGTATGGTCCTGAAGTGATCGTTGCCGAACTCTTTGCAGAAACCCGATCCGTGAACCAGCACCACGCCCTCTTCCTTTATCAGGTCGAGGACGAAATCCTTGTCGGACTTCCAGCGTCC of Methanomassiliicoccaceae archaeon contains these proteins:
- a CDS encoding nitroreductase family protein translates to MDFIEITEKRQSCRSYDPARAVEKEKLDACLEAARLAPSACNAQPFTMYAVTGDKSKELSDHKNSGMGKFVEDCPAFVIFVEDSYNATAKAGSMITGLDYRSIDVGIACAYLTAEATEQGLDTCIMGYFSNKKVQEIIGAKKKIMLVVAFGYRKAEDPQRPKKRKSLDEIVKKM
- a CDS encoding DEAD/DEAH box helicase; this encodes MIGFEDLGLDVTLLNAISDMGWTLPTPIQIEAVPAGLAGRDIFAQAQTGTGKTGTYALIIMARTEPGSKKPTSLVLAPTRELATQVENEIYKLSKYTGHRSISIYGGASISDQTYGLRRGADIVVGTPGRLKDMITRGALDLSEITEVVLDEADRMLDMGFADELNFIMDAVPKEKHTLLFSATMAESIKRIAFNRMQDPMEISVSRDEPVSDLVTQYWIPMSRGAKAEVLEHIVTNGSPKTVVFCQTKRMVDTLADDMSHKITVGTLHGDMPQAKRERTIRSFRNNRFQVLIATDVAARGLDINNIDLVVNFDVPMDSENYLHRIGRTGRAGKEGVAVSFVTKQEEYHIRQYERETGKRIRKVRADEMPSAGTMIVEDYVKAPAKAQRQFAAAPVPEKKKPIRPVIATTEDGKKMVVLQINLGRDDGFSKNQILDLVKHVGKLDDSFIGNVGLGRSKSFIEIREDRSDRTMETMSEYRHKKKDVLMEPAEQKPKYQENKPKKGDGQY